From a region of the Marinomonas mediterranea MMB-1 genome:
- the mlaD gene encoding outer membrane lipid asymmetry maintenance protein MlaD, with protein MRNKHTELLVGVFIVLGIAAFGYLAIQVSGLAFSDKKDTYNIVARFDDIGGLTERAKVTIAGVTVGEVESISFDKEYFMGLVTMSVHSDIDNIPTDSSIAILTSGLLGEKYLGITIGAEEESLKDGDEIFDTQSALVLENLIGQFLFKSDEEEQ; from the coding sequence ATGAGAAATAAACATACGGAACTTTTGGTAGGTGTTTTTATTGTGTTGGGTATTGCTGCGTTCGGATACCTTGCAATACAAGTAAGTGGTCTAGCGTTTTCTGATAAGAAAGATACGTACAATATTGTTGCTCGCTTTGACGATATAGGTGGCTTAACTGAACGTGCTAAAGTTACGATTGCGGGTGTGACGGTTGGTGAAGTCGAGAGTATTTCTTTTGATAAAGAATACTTCATGGGGCTGGTGACAATGTCGGTTCACAGTGATATCGATAATATCCCAACAGACAGTTCAATTGCTATTTTAACCAGTGGTCTGCTAGGAGAAAAATATCTTGGTATAACCATTGGGGCTGAAGAGGAATCGCTAAAAGACGGTGACGAAATTTTCGATACTCAGTCTGCGCTCGTGCTGGAAAACTTAATTGGTCAGTTCTTATTTAAATCAGATGAGGAAGAACAATGA
- a CDS encoding MlaC/ttg2D family ABC transporter substrate-binding protein gives MSHMIRFFALFAVFFVQSVSAAPDEGARDAVLAVVDQFKTKIVDQKKVLSKDPQRLYETVSGVLDPVIDFNDFAKKVMGKYYRRSSADQRSRFSSVTKATLINTYGTTLLDFDPSAIEVKPLASNQRGKETKVDVGFKTDDGTAIDIAFYMAQSKSGNWQLSNIIINGINFGLTFRKQFGVMMQKNKNNLDDAISAWESSLAAK, from the coding sequence ATGAGTCATATGATCAGATTTTTTGCTCTATTCGCTGTTTTTTTTGTGCAAAGTGTAAGTGCTGCGCCAGATGAGGGTGCAAGAGATGCTGTGTTAGCTGTGGTTGATCAGTTTAAAACGAAAATTGTTGATCAGAAAAAAGTGCTTTCGAAAGACCCGCAAAGACTTTATGAAACAGTGTCTGGGGTGTTGGATCCGGTTATTGATTTCAATGACTTTGCTAAGAAAGTAATGGGGAAATATTACCGCCGCTCAAGCGCTGATCAGAGATCGCGTTTTTCGAGCGTGACGAAAGCGACACTCATTAATACATACGGCACTACTTTGTTGGATTTTGATCCGAGTGCGATTGAAGTTAAACCATTGGCGTCAAATCAGCGAGGTAAAGAAACTAAAGTTGATGTTGGTTTTAAAACAGACGATGGCACTGCGATAGATATCGCCTTTTATATGGCGCAAAGTAAATCAGGTAACTGGCAGTTAAGTAATATCATTATAAATGGAATTAATTTTGGGCTTACATTTCGCAAGCAGTTTGGCGTTATGATGCAGAAGAATAAAAACAACTTAGATGATGCGATCTCTGCGTGGGAATCTTCCTTAGCGGCTAAATAA